Proteins encoded in a region of the Haloarchaeobius salinus genome:
- a CDS encoding SOS response-associated peptidase, which yields MCGRYSLFVEPDELASAFGVRVPERFEPRYNAAPSQDLPVIRSDGDDELSYANWGLVPSWADDPADASKPINARSETVREKPTFRAAFESGTESGGDELAAGRCLVPADGFYEWVETGGDRKQPYRVAMRDDAPFAMAGLFAVWEGVERQPGLDAFGGGSAEPERKRHVSFTVLTTEPNGLVSELHHRMAVLLAPDEYETWLHGDADEAETLLDPYPADAMRAYPVSTAVNDPSNDSPVVVEPVDAAR from the coding sequence ATGTGTGGACGGTACAGTCTGTTCGTCGAACCCGACGAGCTGGCCTCGGCGTTCGGCGTCCGGGTGCCCGAGCGGTTCGAGCCGCGGTACAACGCCGCGCCGTCGCAGGACCTGCCAGTGATTCGGAGCGACGGCGACGACGAGCTCTCGTACGCGAACTGGGGGCTCGTCCCGTCGTGGGCCGACGACCCGGCCGACGCGAGCAAGCCCATCAACGCGCGGTCGGAGACGGTACGCGAGAAGCCGACGTTCCGGGCGGCGTTCGAATCCGGGACAGAAAGCGGGGGTGACGAGCTCGCGGCCGGCCGCTGTCTCGTCCCCGCCGACGGCTTCTACGAGTGGGTCGAGACGGGCGGCGACCGCAAGCAGCCCTACCGGGTGGCGATGCGGGACGACGCCCCGTTCGCGATGGCGGGGCTGTTCGCGGTCTGGGAGGGCGTCGAGCGCCAGCCGGGGCTCGACGCCTTCGGGGGCGGGTCGGCCGAGCCCGAGAGGAAACGCCACGTCTCCTTCACCGTACTGACGACGGAGCCGAACGGACTCGTCTCGGAGCTCCATCACCGGATGGCGGTGCTGCTCGCGCCCGACGAGTACGAGACGTGGCTCCACGGCGACGCCGACGAGGCCGAGACGCTACTCGACCCCTACCCCGCCGACGCGATGCGGGCGTACCCGGTGTCGACGGCGGTGAACGACCCGTCGAACGACAGCCCGGTCGTGGTCGAGCCGGTCGACGCGGCGAGGTAG
- a CDS encoding ribonuclease BN, with protein sequence MPEDETDDPTEQGTDATEDDAPASEEDAGEEPPADDGPDDGDTSGDAGGTGGDEPGDGGPDGDGGTGSGGSEDDDRTDREREIDRLYERLADLEDEVEGSRASKDSVADLREELAEFEDDVQSRTVNRDEMRGELKRYVRRKLRRGHARGWGPYVVLLYGTVMTLGLLYTPRLQGDGWVVLAMIIIWLSTLGLYVLFVLFGLTFSVLGIPGRLRDRVQEWRSS encoded by the coding sequence ATGCCTGAGGACGAGACGGACGACCCCACCGAGCAGGGCACCGACGCGACCGAAGACGACGCACCAGCGAGCGAGGAGGACGCGGGCGAGGAACCGCCCGCGGACGACGGACCGGACGATGGCGATACCTCCGGCGACGCTGGCGGCACGGGTGGCGACGAACCCGGCGATGGGGGTCCAGACGGCGACGGCGGCACCGGCAGCGGCGGCTCCGAGGACGACGACCGGACCGACCGCGAACGCGAGATCGACCGGCTGTACGAGCGGCTGGCCGACCTCGAGGACGAGGTCGAGGGCAGCCGCGCCAGCAAGGACTCCGTCGCCGACCTCCGCGAGGAGCTCGCCGAGTTCGAGGACGACGTGCAGTCCCGCACCGTCAACCGCGACGAGATGCGGGGCGAGCTCAAGCGCTACGTCCGTCGGAAGCTCCGGCGCGGCCACGCCCGCGGCTGGGGTCCGTACGTCGTGCTGCTCTACGGCACCGTGATGACGCTCGGGCTGCTGTACACGCCCCGACTCCAGGGCGACGGCTGGGTCGTCCTCGCCATGATCATCATCTGGCTGTCGACGCTCGGGCTGTACGTCCTGTTCGTGCTGTTCGGACTGACGTTCTCCGTGCTCGGTATCCCGGGCCGGCTCCGGGACCGCGTGCAGGAGTGGCGGTCGAGCTAG
- the thsB gene encoding thermosome subunit beta yields MSQRMQQGQPMIVMSEDSQRVKDRDAQDYNIQAARAVAEAVRSTLGPKGMDKMLVDSMGDVTITNDGVTILKEMDIDNPTAEMIIEVAETQEDEAGDGTTTAVAVAGELLKNAEDLLEQDIHPTAIIKGFHLASQQAREEIDDISEDVDADDEDLLRKVAETSMTGKGAELDKEHLAEIIVEAIQSVTVEEQVDMEYLNIETQTGQSASNSELLKGAVIDKDPVHDNMPTEATDANILLLNEAVEIEETDVDTEVNVTDPSQLQQFLDQEEKQLKQKVQQIVDSGADVVFCQKGIDDLAQHYLAKEGILAVRRVKKADVRFLREILGANIVSDLDDFGPEDLGFGTVSRDEEDELFYVKGAENAHGVTLLLRGSTDHVVDELERGVTDALDVVAQTVSDGRVVAGGGAIEVEVADRLRNFADSVEGREQLAVEAFADSLELVPRVLAENAGLDSIDTLVDLRAAHESGEKRAGLNVFSGDVEDTFEAGIVEPAHSKEQALSSATEAANLVLKIDDIIAAGDLSTDKGGDEGGAPGGMGGMGGMGGMGGAM; encoded by the coding sequence ATGAGCCAGCGAATGCAGCAGGGACAGCCGATGATCGTGATGAGCGAGGACTCCCAGCGCGTCAAGGACCGCGACGCGCAGGACTACAACATCCAGGCCGCGCGCGCGGTCGCCGAGGCCGTACGCTCCACACTCGGCCCGAAAGGGATGGACAAGATGCTCGTCGACTCGATGGGCGACGTCACCATCACGAACGACGGCGTCACCATCCTCAAGGAGATGGACATCGACAACCCGACGGCCGAGATGATCATCGAGGTCGCCGAGACGCAGGAGGACGAGGCCGGCGACGGCACCACGACGGCCGTCGCGGTCGCGGGCGAGCTCCTGAAGAACGCCGAGGACCTCCTCGAGCAGGACATCCACCCGACCGCCATCATCAAGGGCTTCCACCTCGCCAGCCAGCAGGCCCGCGAGGAGATCGACGACATCTCCGAGGACGTCGACGCCGACGACGAGGACCTCCTCCGGAAGGTCGCCGAGACCTCGATGACCGGCAAGGGTGCCGAGCTCGACAAGGAGCACCTCGCCGAGATCATCGTCGAGGCCATCCAGTCGGTCACCGTCGAGGAGCAGGTCGACATGGAGTACCTCAACATCGAGACCCAGACGGGTCAGTCGGCCTCCAACTCAGAGCTCCTGAAGGGCGCGGTCATCGACAAGGACCCCGTCCACGACAACATGCCCACCGAGGCGACTGACGCCAACATCCTCCTCCTCAACGAGGCCGTCGAGATCGAGGAGACCGACGTCGACACCGAGGTCAACGTCACGGACCCGAGCCAGCTCCAGCAGTTCCTCGACCAGGAGGAGAAGCAGCTCAAGCAGAAGGTCCAGCAGATCGTCGACTCCGGCGCGGACGTCGTCTTCTGCCAGAAGGGCATCGACGACCTCGCCCAGCACTACCTCGCGAAGGAGGGCATCCTCGCCGTGCGCCGCGTCAAGAAGGCCGACGTGCGCTTCCTGCGTGAGATCCTCGGCGCGAACATCGTCTCGGACCTCGACGACTTCGGTCCCGAGGACCTCGGCTTCGGCACCGTCAGCCGCGACGAGGAGGACGAGCTGTTCTACGTGAAGGGCGCGGAGAACGCCCACGGCGTGACGCTCCTCCTGCGTGGCTCCACCGACCACGTCGTCGACGAGCTGGAGCGCGGCGTCACCGACGCGCTCGACGTCGTCGCACAGACCGTCTCCGACGGCCGCGTCGTCGCCGGCGGCGGCGCGATCGAGGTCGAGGTCGCGGACCGCCTCCGCAACTTCGCCGACAGCGTCGAGGGCCGCGAGCAGCTCGCCGTCGAGGCGTTCGCGGACTCCCTGGAGCTCGTCCCGCGCGTGCTCGCCGAGAACGCCGGGCTGGACTCCATCGACACGCTCGTCGACCTGCGCGCAGCCCACGAGAGCGGCGAGAAGCGCGCCGGGCTGAACGTCTTCAGCGGCGACGTCGAGGACACCTTCGAGGCCGGCATCGTCGAGCCCGCGCACTCCAAGGAGCAGGCCCTGTCCTCCGCCACGGAGGCCGCGAACCTCGTCCTCAAGATCGACGACATCATCGCCGCCGGCGACCTGAGCACCGACAAGGGCGGCGACGAGGGCGGCGCACCCGGCGGCATGGGTGGCATGGGCGGTATGGGCGGCATGGGCGGCGCGATGTAA
- the glnA gene encoding type I glutamate--ammonia ligase — translation MTSGNFSADEEAVLEQIEEQNVDFLRLQFTDILGTVKNVSVPASQAEKAFEEGIYFDGSSIDGFVRIQESDMRLEPDPSTFAILPWRQTEDSAAARLICDVMDTSTGEPFSGDPRGVLKRAIERAEELGYDINAAPEPEFFLFEEDEDGRATTKTNDAGGYFDLAPKDLASDVRRDIIYGLESMGFDIEASHHEVAEGQHEINFTYDDALSTADNVATFRSVVRAIAAEHELHATFMPKPIPRINGSGMHTHISLFEDGENAFHDDDDEFNLSETAKQFTAGVLEHAPAITAVTNPTVNSYKRLVPGYEAPVYVAWSDRNRSALIRKPAARVPAASRIEARFPDPSCNPYLAFAALIHAGLDGIEQGLECPDPVRENIYEFDEQKREEYGIETLPTNLGEAVDALEEDEVVADALGDHVYEKFTEAKRAEFKDYLVDVSEWELDRYLEKF, via the coding sequence ATGACAAGCGGAAACTTCAGCGCGGACGAGGAGGCGGTGCTCGAACAGATCGAGGAACAGAACGTGGACTTCCTGCGGCTCCAGTTCACCGACATCCTCGGCACCGTCAAGAACGTCTCCGTGCCGGCGAGCCAGGCCGAGAAGGCGTTCGAGGAGGGTATCTACTTCGACGGGTCGTCCATCGACGGCTTCGTCCGCATCCAGGAGTCGGACATGCGGCTCGAGCCCGACCCGAGCACCTTCGCCATCCTCCCGTGGCGGCAGACCGAGGACAGTGCGGCGGCACGCCTCATCTGTGACGTGATGGACACCTCGACCGGCGAGCCGTTCTCCGGCGACCCGCGTGGCGTCCTGAAGCGTGCCATCGAGCGTGCCGAGGAGCTCGGGTACGACATCAACGCCGCGCCCGAACCCGAGTTCTTCCTGTTCGAGGAGGACGAGGACGGCCGCGCGACCACCAAGACCAACGACGCCGGCGGCTACTTCGACCTCGCGCCGAAGGACCTCGCCAGCGACGTCCGTCGTGACATCATCTACGGCCTCGAGTCGATGGGCTTCGACATCGAAGCCTCGCACCACGAGGTCGCCGAGGGCCAGCACGAGATCAACTTCACGTACGACGACGCCCTCTCGACGGCCGACAACGTCGCGACGTTCCGGTCCGTCGTCCGCGCCATCGCGGCCGAGCACGAGCTGCACGCGACGTTCATGCCCAAGCCCATCCCGCGCATCAACGGCTCCGGCATGCACACCCACATCTCGCTGTTCGAGGACGGCGAGAACGCGTTCCACGACGACGACGACGAGTTCAACCTGAGCGAGACGGCCAAGCAGTTCACCGCCGGCGTCCTCGAACACGCGCCGGCCATCACCGCCGTCACGAACCCGACCGTGAACTCCTACAAGCGCCTCGTCCCCGGCTACGAGGCCCCGGTGTACGTCGCGTGGTCCGACCGCAACCGCTCCGCGCTCATCCGCAAGCCCGCCGCCCGCGTCCCGGCGGCGAGCCGCATCGAGGCGCGCTTCCCCGACCCGTCGTGCAACCCGTACCTCGCGTTCGCCGCGCTCATCCACGCCGGCCTCGACGGCATCGAGCAGGGCCTCGAGTGCCCCGACCCGGTCCGCGAGAACATCTACGAGTTCGACGAACAGAAGCGCGAGGAGTACGGTATCGAGACGCTCCCGACGAACCTCGGCGAGGCCGTCGACGCCCTCGAGGAGGACGAGGTCGTCGCCGACGCGCTCGGCGACCACGTCTACGAGAAGTTCACCGAGGCCAAGCGTGCCGAGTTCAAGGACTACCTCGTCGACGTCTCCGAGTGGGAGCTCGACCGGTACCTCGAGAAGTTCTAG
- a CDS encoding sulfurtransferase → MPRVVPREWLADELEAVRVVDVRDAWEYEGIGHIPGAVSVPFDSYRDEESDAPGTLPDADAWNALLSAAGIANDDTLVVYDDTHGVFAARFVVTALAYGHDDVHLLDGDFSAWRLDYATESGSPEVAPTEYEGRFDEGWPLVDAEDVLAALDTDAVLVDTREDWEYAEGHIPGAQLLDWREFVDEASRGLKPEAELRELLEVRGITPDRRVILYCNTARRISHTYVVLDHLGYDDVSFFEGSLTEWETVDGPLETA, encoded by the coding sequence GTGCCACGGGTGGTCCCCCGGGAGTGGCTCGCCGACGAACTGGAGGCGGTGCGGGTCGTCGACGTACGCGACGCCTGGGAGTACGAGGGCATCGGCCACATACCCGGCGCGGTCTCGGTGCCGTTCGACTCGTACCGCGACGAGGAGAGCGACGCCCCCGGCACCCTGCCCGACGCCGACGCCTGGAACGCGCTGCTCTCGGCGGCCGGCATCGCGAACGACGACACGCTCGTCGTCTACGACGACACCCACGGCGTGTTCGCCGCGCGGTTCGTCGTCACCGCGCTCGCGTACGGCCACGACGACGTCCACCTGCTCGACGGCGACTTCTCGGCGTGGCGGCTCGACTATGCGACCGAGAGCGGCAGTCCCGAGGTCGCGCCGACGGAGTACGAGGGCCGGTTCGACGAGGGCTGGCCGCTGGTCGACGCCGAGGACGTGCTCGCCGCGCTCGACACCGACGCCGTCCTCGTCGACACCCGCGAGGACTGGGAGTACGCGGAGGGCCACATCCCCGGCGCGCAGCTGCTCGACTGGCGCGAGTTCGTCGACGAGGCGAGCCGCGGCCTCAAGCCCGAAGCCGAACTCAGGGAACTGCTCGAAGTACGCGGCATCACGCCCGACAGGCGGGTGATCCTCTACTGCAACACCGCCCGGCGCATCAGCCACACCTACGTCGTCCTCGACCACCTCGGCTACGACGATGTCTCGTTCTTCGAGGGGAGCCTCACCGAGTGGGAGACCGTCGACGGCCCGCTGGAGACGGCCTAG
- the lrp gene encoding HTH-type transcriptional regulator Lrp, with amino-acid sequence MTYENLDAKLVNALLNNGDASLRSLAEQLDVSVTTVSNHVSALEEDGVIRGYTPKVDYDLLGYDVTAVLQLKVEGNALPDITERLRAEKQMVSVYEVTGDYDVIAIGKFTDTDGMNDQIKRLLTDPDIKESNTSVVLNSVCENEQFALEVDD; translated from the coding sequence ATGACGTACGAAAATCTCGACGCGAAGTTGGTGAATGCACTTCTGAACAACGGCGACGCGAGCCTGCGGAGCCTCGCCGAGCAGCTCGACGTCTCCGTGACGACGGTCTCGAACCACGTCTCCGCCCTCGAAGAGGATGGCGTCATCCGGGGTTACACCCCGAAGGTCGACTACGACCTGCTCGGCTACGACGTGACCGCCGTCCTCCAGCTCAAGGTCGAGGGGAACGCACTGCCCGACATCACCGAGCGGCTCCGCGCGGAGAAGCAGATGGTCTCGGTCTACGAGGTCACCGGCGACTACGACGTCATCGCCATCGGGAAGTTCACCGACACGGACGGGATGAACGACCAGATCAAGCGCCTGCTCACCGACCCCGACATCAAGGAGTCGAACACCAGCGTCGTGCTGAACTCCGTCTGCGAGAACGAGCAGTTCGCGCTCGAAGTGGACGACTGA
- a CDS encoding sulfurtransferase, with protein sequence MTEYAKDVLVSADWVESNLEKFQSDDPAHRLVEVDVDTEAYDEGHAPGAIGFNWETQLQDQTTRDILTKDDFEDLLGSHGITEDSTVVLYGDNSNWFAAYTYWQFKYYGHDDVKLMDGGRDYWLEHDYPLTTDVPEFDAVEYTASGPRESIRAYREDVENAIERGVPLVDVRSPEEFTGEILAPPGLQETAQRGGHIPGAQNISWAAVTNDDGTFKTAEEIRELYADKGIDGDSTTVAYCRIGERSSVAWFALHELLGYEDAINYDGSWTEWGNLVGAPIETGEAE encoded by the coding sequence ATGACGGAATACGCCAAAGACGTACTCGTCTCCGCCGACTGGGTGGAGAGCAACCTCGAGAAGTTCCAGAGCGACGACCCCGCACACCGACTCGTCGAGGTCGACGTGGACACCGAGGCCTACGACGAGGGCCACGCGCCCGGGGCCATCGGCTTCAACTGGGAGACACAGCTCCAGGACCAGACCACCCGTGACATCCTCACGAAGGACGACTTCGAGGACCTCCTCGGCAGCCACGGCATCACCGAGGACTCCACGGTCGTCCTCTACGGCGACAACTCGAACTGGTTCGCGGCGTACACGTACTGGCAGTTCAAGTACTACGGCCACGACGACGTGAAGCTCATGGACGGCGGCCGCGACTACTGGCTCGAACACGACTACCCGCTCACGACGGACGTGCCGGAGTTCGACGCCGTCGAGTACACCGCCAGCGGCCCGCGCGAGAGCATCCGCGCGTACCGCGAGGACGTCGAGAACGCCATCGAGCGCGGCGTCCCGCTCGTCGACGTGCGCTCGCCCGAGGAGTTCACCGGCGAGATTCTCGCACCCCCGGGACTGCAGGAGACCGCCCAGCGCGGCGGCCACATCCCCGGCGCACAGAACATCTCGTGGGCGGCCGTGACGAACGACGACGGCACGTTCAAGACCGCCGAGGAGATCCGCGAGCTCTACGCCGACAAGGGCATCGACGGCGACTCGACGACCGTCGCGTACTGCCGCATCGGCGAGCGCTCGTCGGTCGCCTGGTTCGCGCTCCACGAACTGCTCGGCTACGAGGACGCCATCAACTACGATGGCTCCTGGACCGAGTGGGGCAACCTGGTCGGCGCGCCGATAGAGACGGGCGAGGCTGAGTGA
- a CDS encoding YihY/virulence factor BrkB family protein — protein MSLPSAVKRVVSLVVAVVAIARDEQLTFLAAAIAYYAFVSLFPLALLVVAVATAVGGEQLANDVVAMGGETLTPASQEVLRNALVGGQGRGGATIVGLVVLVWSSLKVFRAIDRSFSAVYGHGLEQPLGDQLVDAGIGLAAVGLAGGVAAVVTIAVNLLNLPYGGVVGGVVTVVALGLVFFPLYYIFPHADVTVREALPGSAFAALSWTVLSVVFSVYATEYATGYAVYGVVGGILLLVTWLYLGALVLLVGAALNAVLAGRNLATEELDATLDRHLQSAGLRQDEATRNSDDA, from the coding sequence GTGTCACTCCCGTCAGCGGTCAAGCGCGTCGTCTCGCTCGTCGTGGCGGTCGTCGCCATCGCGCGCGACGAACAGCTGACGTTCCTCGCGGCGGCCATCGCCTACTACGCGTTCGTCTCGCTGTTCCCGCTCGCGCTGCTGGTCGTCGCGGTGGCGACCGCGGTCGGCGGCGAGCAGCTGGCGAACGACGTGGTCGCGATGGGCGGGGAGACCCTCACGCCGGCGAGCCAGGAGGTGCTGCGGAACGCGCTCGTCGGCGGCCAGGGCCGTGGCGGCGCGACCATCGTCGGGCTCGTGGTGCTGGTCTGGAGCTCGCTGAAGGTGTTCCGTGCCATCGACCGGTCGTTCTCGGCGGTGTACGGCCACGGGCTGGAGCAACCACTCGGCGACCAGCTCGTCGACGCGGGCATCGGCCTCGCGGCGGTCGGCCTCGCCGGCGGGGTCGCGGCCGTGGTCACCATCGCGGTGAACCTGCTGAACCTGCCGTACGGGGGCGTCGTCGGCGGGGTGGTCACCGTGGTCGCGCTCGGGCTGGTGTTCTTCCCGCTGTACTACATCTTCCCGCACGCCGACGTGACCGTTCGCGAGGCCCTGCCCGGCTCGGCGTTCGCGGCGCTGAGCTGGACCGTCCTGAGCGTCGTCTTCTCCGTCTACGCGACGGAGTACGCGACGGGCTACGCGGTGTACGGCGTCGTCGGCGGTATCCTGCTGCTGGTGACGTGGCTCTACCTCGGCGCGCTCGTCCTGCTCGTCGGGGCGGCGCTGAACGCCGTGCTGGCCGGTCGCAACCTCGCGACGGAGGAGCTGGACGCGACTCTCGACCGGCACCTTCAAAGCGCGGGCCTGCGACAAGACGAAGCGACAAGGAACAGCGACGATGCCTGA
- a CDS encoding AI-2E family transporter yields the protein MELDRRLGLALVVVVVGLLTWWVISEVFGTVFFALTVASVVLPLQKRIEARGIPKYWAAVATTITTFVGGVVVFSPLFVVVYLRREQLFSLVETLPESFSLVVLGTAYELSLEEAQSMALDFLTVLLEDAARAAPDLSLKILVFVMVLFGFLVGQDRAYKTALGVVPVGYRDAALALHERTKDTLQAIYLLQIATAVGTFAMALPTFWALGYDYPVTMAVIAGILQFLPVIGPSLLIGAVALYHLSVGDVNAAILMVIAGGVVIAYLPDAIIRPRLAAMTADMPGSLYFVGFIGGLLTVGPVGVIMGPLAVALFTESVTQLSKEVAEVPVQDEQTLADEATSDEGVDGDWTDSAEEPPPGTDGANTDGGADVDDAREGTPGDDPTADDA from the coding sequence ATGGAGTTAGACCGTCGACTCGGACTCGCGCTGGTCGTCGTCGTCGTGGGCCTACTCACCTGGTGGGTCATCTCCGAGGTGTTCGGGACGGTGTTCTTCGCGCTGACGGTCGCGAGCGTCGTGCTCCCCCTCCAGAAGCGGATCGAAGCCCGCGGCATCCCCAAGTACTGGGCGGCGGTCGCCACGACCATCACCACCTTCGTCGGCGGGGTAGTGGTGTTCTCGCCGCTGTTCGTGGTCGTGTACCTCCGCCGGGAGCAGCTGTTCAGTCTCGTCGAGACGCTGCCGGAGTCGTTCTCACTGGTCGTCCTGGGGACCGCGTACGAGCTCTCGTTGGAGGAGGCCCAATCGATGGCCCTGGACTTCTTGACGGTGCTACTGGAGGACGCGGCACGCGCCGCGCCGGACCTCAGTCTGAAGATACTCGTGTTCGTGATGGTGCTCTTCGGCTTCCTCGTCGGGCAGGACCGCGCGTATAAGACCGCCCTCGGTGTGGTCCCCGTCGGGTACCGGGACGCCGCACTCGCGCTCCACGAACGTACGAAGGACACGCTGCAGGCCATCTACCTGCTCCAGATCGCCACGGCCGTCGGAACGTTCGCGATGGCGCTGCCGACGTTCTGGGCGCTGGGCTACGACTACCCCGTCACGATGGCGGTCATCGCGGGCATCCTCCAGTTCCTCCCGGTCATCGGGCCGAGCCTGCTCATCGGAGCGGTCGCGCTCTACCATCTGAGCGTCGGCGACGTGAACGCGGCGATCCTCATGGTCATCGCCGGGGGCGTCGTCATCGCGTACCTGCCCGACGCCATCATCCGGCCGCGGCTGGCGGCGATGACCGCCGACATGCCGGGCAGTCTCTACTTCGTCGGCTTCATCGGTGGCCTGCTCACAGTCGGCCCGGTCGGGGTCATCATGGGGCCGCTGGCAGTCGCACTGTTCACGGAGAGCGTCACGCAGCTCTCCAAAGAGGTAGCAGAGGTCCCCGTGCAGGACGAGCAGACGCTGGCAGACGAGGCGACGTCGGACGAGGGCGTCGACGGCGACTGGACCGACAGCGCCGAGGAGCCGCCGCCGGGCACCGACGGTGCGAACACCGACGGCGGGGCGGATGTGGACGACGCCCGCGAGGGAACTCCGGGCGACGACCCGACTGCGGACGACGCCTAG
- a CDS encoding tRNA (guanine(26)-N(2))-dimethyltransferase, which produces MDVTEGNVTVSVPEQDGEGTHESVFFNPVQEFNRDLTVAVLRAYREREDRADTYLDAMTASGVRGARAAAEGWEVTCCDIDEEAVELARENLARNDLDGAVVHRNVNALMHDDYFDVVDLDPFGTPMPFADAAFANTRDLLCVTATDTAPLCGAHFDSGVRSYAAVPRNTDYHAEMGVRILLGALARAGARWDTGITPLLTHATSHYVRTYLDLSGRATDANASMDELGFLHHCEDCLRREAEQGLIPHPPETCPRCDGNRVLTAGPLWLGSYRDPEFVADVRDRVTDDMGTADRARDLCDTLEAELDEPSHYDQHRLCKLWGRGASGMDEFLDALRNAGFSASRAHYGGTTFKSDATIPEMRAATADI; this is translated from the coding sequence ATGGACGTCACGGAGGGCAACGTCACGGTCTCGGTGCCCGAGCAGGACGGCGAGGGCACCCACGAGTCGGTCTTCTTCAACCCGGTCCAGGAGTTCAACCGCGACCTGACCGTCGCGGTCCTCCGGGCGTACCGCGAGCGCGAGGACCGCGCCGACACCTACCTCGACGCGATGACGGCCTCCGGAGTCAGGGGGGCTCGCGCCGCCGCCGAGGGCTGGGAGGTGACCTGCTGTGACATCGACGAGGAGGCGGTCGAACTCGCCCGGGAGAACCTCGCCCGGAACGACCTCGACGGCGCGGTCGTCCACCGGAACGTCAACGCGCTCATGCACGACGACTACTTCGACGTTGTCGACCTGGACCCGTTCGGCACGCCGATGCCCTTCGCCGACGCCGCCTTCGCCAACACGCGGGACCTGCTCTGTGTCACCGCCACCGACACCGCGCCGCTCTGTGGCGCGCACTTCGACTCCGGCGTGCGCTCGTACGCCGCCGTCCCGCGCAACACCGACTACCACGCCGAGATGGGCGTGCGAATCCTGCTCGGCGCGCTCGCCCGGGCCGGCGCGCGCTGGGACACCGGCATCACGCCGTTGCTCACCCACGCGACCAGCCACTACGTCCGCACCTACCTCGACCTCTCCGGGCGGGCCACCGACGCCAACGCCAGCATGGACGAGCTGGGCTTCCTCCACCACTGCGAGGACTGCCTCCGGCGCGAGGCCGAGCAGGGCCTCATCCCGCACCCGCCCGAGACGTGCCCGCGCTGCGACGGCAACCGGGTGCTCACCGCCGGGCCGCTCTGGCTCGGCTCCTACCGCGACCCCGAGTTCGTCGCCGACGTGCGCGACCGGGTCACCGACGACATGGGCACCGCCGACCGCGCACGCGACCTCTGTGACACGCTCGAAGCGGAGCTCGACGAGCCCAGCCACTACGACCAGCACCGCCTCTGCAAGCTCTGGGGCCGCGGCGCGAGCGGGATGGACGAGTTCCTCGACGCGCTCCGGAACGCCGGGTTCTCGGCCTCGCGGGCGCACTACGGCGGCACGACGTTCAAGAGCGACGCGACGATTCCGGAGATGCGCGCGGCGACAGCGGATATCTGA